A section of the Humulus lupulus chromosome 2, drHumLupu1.1, whole genome shotgun sequence genome encodes:
- the LOC133817171 gene encoding pectate lyase-like: MARLSTLLILFLTSFLAATSVSFASVQDPETVVQDVHRSINASRRNLGYLSCSTGNPIDDCWRCDPNWEKNRQRLADCAIGFGKDAIGGKNGRIYVVSDAGNDDPVNPRPGTLRHAVIQDEPLWIIFKRDMVIKLEKELVMNSFKTIDGRGASVHIAGGPCITVHYASNIIIHGLHIHDCKPGSSGDIRNSPEHSGYWRVSDGDGVSIFNSKNVWVDHCSLSNCQDGLIDAIHGSTAITLSNNYFTHHDKVMLLGHSDSYTQDKNMQVTIAFNHFGEGLVQRMPRCRHGYFHVVNNDYTHWEMYAIGGSASPTINSQGNRFLAPDARFKKEVTKHEDAPESEWRGWNWRSEGDLFLNGAFFRQSGAGASSSSYARASSLGARPSSLVGSITVASGALNCRKGSRC; this comes from the exons ATGGCAAGACTTTCCACTTTGCTTATCTTGTTTCTCACATCTTTTCTGGCTGCAACTTCAGTGTCTTTTGCTTCGGTTCAAGACCCTGAAACTGTTGTACAAGACGTACACCG GAGCATCAATGCCTCTAGGAGAAACTTGGGCTACTTGTCATGCAGCACAGGAAATCCCATTGATGATTGTTGGAGGTGCGACCCTAACTGGGAGAAGAACCGTCAGCGCCTGGCCGACTGCGCAATTGGGTTCGGTAAGGACGCCATTGGAGGCAAAAATGGCCGAATCTACGTGGTGAGTGACGCCGGAAACGATGACCCTGTAAACCCCAGGCCAGGAACTCTTAGACACGCGGTGATACAAGATGAACCATTGTGGATCATATTCAAGAGAGACATGGTGATCAAGCTGGAGAAGGAGCTGGTGATGAACTCGTTCAAGACGATCGACGGTCGAGGAGCGAGCGTTCACATTGCCGGAGGGCCGTGCATCACTGTACATTATGCGTCCAACATCATCATCCATGGCCTCCACATCCACGACTGTAAGCCTGGAAGTAGTGGCGATATCAGAAACTCCCCAGAACATTCCGGGTATTGGAGAGTATCGGACGGTGATGGAGTGTCGATATTTAATTCGAAAAACGTCTGGGTTGACCACTGCTCGCTTTCGAATTGCCAGGATGGACTCATTGATGCCATCCATGGATCCACGGCTATAACTCTCTCTAACAACTACTTCACTCATCATGACAAGGTCATGCTTTTGGGACACAGTGATTCGTACACTCAGGACAAGAACATGCAGGTCACCATTGCTTTCAATCATTTTGGAGAAGGCCTTGTTCAAAGAATGCCaag GTGTAGACACGGTTATTTCCATGTGGTGAACAACGACTACACGCACTGGGAAATGTACGCCATCGGAGGCAGTGCATCACCTACGATCAACAGCCAAGGCAACAGGTTCCTGGCGCCGGACGCGCGGTTCAAGAAGGAGGTGACAAAGCACGAGGATGCGCCAGAGAGCGAATGGAGGGGCTGGAACTGGCGCTCCGAAGGAGATCTCTTCCTCAATGGAGCTTTCTTCCGCCAGTCCGGGGCTGGTGCCTCCTCCTCAAGCTATGCTAGGGCTTCCAGTCTCGGTGCCAGGCCTTCTTCTCTTGTTGGCTCTATCACTGTTGCTTCTGGTGCCCTCAACTGCAGGAAGGGATCTCGTTGTTGA